Proteins encoded within one genomic window of Brachyhypopomus gauderio isolate BG-103 unplaced genomic scaffold, BGAUD_0.2 sc103, whole genome shotgun sequence:
- the LOC143497207 gene encoding NLR family CARD domain-containing protein 3-like, with translation MDVPLTFSSEPVTSDPHAQKKTVKISKDKLESVFKELEHKIISLVKNELKRFKNLLSPDYPACTERQVEGEEDQSSVREGALKITLHVLRNMNHTDLANTLQTSLLSQVTVTSVKLKSKLREKCQNVNEGISQHGTSALLNEIYTELYITEGGSGEVNNEHEVRQIETASRRPATQETPIKCSDIFRPLPGQDKAIRTVLTKGVAGIGKTVSVQKFILDWCEGNVNQDVLFIFPLPFRELNLMKEKKFSLVQLLHLFFPETCELKPTDYTYYKILFIFDGLDECHLPLDFQNNDGLWDVTVSTSVDVLLTNLIKGNLLPSALLWITSRPAATNQIPPQCVDQVTEVRGFSGPQKEEYFRKRIRDQSLANTIISHMKSSRSLYIMCHIPVFCWIAATVLERMLGEAESGEIPKTLTQMFTHFLIFHIKHKHQKYNQKSDTDPQQIRKHVLALGKLAFQQLEKGNLIFYEEDLRKSGIDVREMSVYSGMCTQIFREEFGLHLGKVFSFVHLSVQEFLAALYVFITFMSTKKNVLERQTPFLNYFSKKSSKKSLNSKSVFNLLTFAVDKALESQNGHLDLFLRFLLGLSLESNQTLFRGLLTMTGSSSHSNEETIKYIKKKIKENPSSEKFFNLFHCLNELNDQSLVQEVQTYLSRGGDTRLRGGRLSPAQWSAVAFVLLNSEEELDEFELRKYDPSEECLLRLLPMVKASRKAILSGCGLTEESCKSLTSVLQTENSSLRELEMNNNDLQDSGVEQLCAGLKSSNCKLEILRLSGCLVTEEGCSSLASALSSNPSHLKELDLTYNHPGDSGVKLLSARLEDPHCRLGTLRLDHAGKIRLKPGLRKYACELTLDPNTAHTRLSLSEGNRKVTCVNEQQTYPDHPERFDVWTQVMCRESLTGRCYWEVVCSGDAGIAVTYKGISRKRDSIDCGFGYNIKSWMLRCSNIRYSVYHNNNCTGISAPSSSNRVGVYLDWPAGTLSFYSVSSHTHTLTHLHTFHSTFTEPLYAGFWVYPDSSVCVCELE, from the exons ATGGATGTTCCTCTTACATTCAGCAGTgaacctgtgacctctgacccaca TGCCCAAAAGAAAACTGTAAAGATTTCTAAAGACAAACTGGAGTCAGtattcaag GAGCTGGAGCACAAAATCATCTCTCTGGTGAAAAATGAACTGAAGAGATTCAAGAATCTACTGAGTCcagattacccagcatgcactgagagacaggtggagggtgaggaggatcagagcagtgtcagagagggggcgctgaagatcacactgcacgtcctgaggaacatgaaccacacagacctcgctaacacactacagacca GTCTCCTCAGTCAGGTGACAGttaccagtgt AAAGCTGAAATCCAAACTGAGGGAAAAATGTCAGAATGTTAATGAAGGAATCTCACAGCATGGAACCTCAGCActtctgaatgagatctacacagagctctacatcacagagggagggagtggagaggtgaataatgaacatgaggtgagacagattgagacagcatccaggagaccagcaacacaggagacacccatcaaatgcagtgacatctttagacccttaccaggacaagacaaagccatcagaactgtgctgactaaaggagtggctggaattggtaaaacagtctcagtgcagaagttcatactggactggtgtgaaggaaatgtaaatcaggatgttctcttcatatttccacttccttttagggagctgaatttgatgaaggaAAAAAAGTTCAGTCTGGTGCAGCTTCTTCATCTCTTTTTTCCAGAAACATGTGAATTAAAACCAACTGactatacatactacaaaattctgttcatctttgatggtctggatgagtgtcatcttcctctagatttccagAACAATGACGGCTTGTGGGATGTAACGGTGTcgacctcagtggatgtgctgctgacaaaccttatcaaggggaatctgcttccctctgctctcctctggataacctctcgaccagcagcaaccaatcagatccctcctcagtgtgttgaccaggtaacagaggtacgagggttcagtggccctcagaaagaggagtacttcaggaagagaatcagaGACCAGAGTTTGGCCAATACaatcatctcacacatgaagtcatcaagaagcctctacatcatgtgccacattccagtcttctgttggattgcagccactgttctagagaggatgttgggtgaagcagagagtggagagatccccaagactctgactcagatgttcacacacttcctgatctttcacatcaaacacaagCACCAAAAATATAATCAGAAAAGTGACACTGACCCTCAACAAATTAGAAAACATGTTttggcactgggaaaactggctttccaacagctggAAAAAGGCAACCTAATCTTCTATGAGGAAGACCTGAGAAAGAGTGGCATTGATGTCAGAGAAATGTCTGTGTATTCAGGAATGTGCACtcagatcttcagagaggagtTTGGGCTGCACCTGgggaaggtgttcagctttgtacatctgagtgttcaggagtttctggctgctttatatgtGTTTATTACCTTCATGTCCACCAAGAAAAATGTGCTGGAACGTCAAACCCCATTCCTTAATTATTTCTCCAAGAAGTCTTCAAAGAAGTCACTGAATTCAAAATCAGTGTTTAATTTGCTTACATTtgcagtggacaaggccttagagagtcagaatggacacctggaccttttcctccgtttccttctgggtctctcactggagtccaatcagactctctttCGAGGCTTACTGACAATGACAGGAAGCAGCTCTCACAGCAATGAGGAAACAATCAAGTACATCAAGAAGAAGATCAAGGAGAATCCTTCTTCAGAGAAATTCTtcaatctgttccactgtctgaatgaactgaatgatcaaTCTCTAGTACAGGAAGTCCAAACATACCTGAGCAGAGGAGGTGACACTCGTCTGCGTGGAGGCAGGCTttctcctgctcagtggtcagctgtggcgtttgtgttgctgaactcAGAAGAGGAGCTGGATGAGTTTGAACTGAGGAAATATGACCCATCAGAGGAATGTCTACTGAGACTGCTGCCAATGGTCAAAGCATCCAGAAAAGCCAT actgtctggctgtggtctcactgaggagtcttgcaaatctctcacatcagttctacaaacagaaaactcctcactgagagagctggagatgaataataatgacctacaagattcaggagtggagcaactctgtgctggactgaagagttcaaactgtaaactggagattctcag attgtctggttgtttggtcacagaggaaggctgttcttctctggcttcagctctgagttcaaacccctcccacctgaaagaactggatcttacttacaaccacccaggagactcaggagtgaagctgctctctgctagactGGAGGATCCCCACTGCAGACTGGGCACACTCAG gttggatcatgcagggaagatcagactcaaaccaggactaagaaaat atgcgtgtgagctcacactggacccaaacacagcacacacacgtctctctctgtctgaggggAACAGAAAGGTGACGTGTGTGAATGAGCAGCAGACGTATCCTGatcatccagagagatttgatgtctggactcaggtgatgtgtagagagagtctgactggacgctgttactgggaggttgtgtgtagtggagatgctggtatagcagtgacatataaaggaatcagcaggaaaagagaCAGTATTGACTGTGGGTTTGGATACAATATAAAGTCCTGGATGCTGCGCTGCTCTAATATCAGATACTCTGTCTATCACAATAATAACTGCACTGGCATCTCTGCCCCCTCCAgctccaacagagtaggagtgtatctggactggccggccggcactctgtccttctacagcgtctcctctcacacacacacactcacacacttacacacattccaCTCCACATTCACTGAGCCCCTCTATGCAGGGTTTTGGGTTTATCCTgactcctcagtgtgtgtgtgtgagctagaaTAA